The Patescibacteria group bacterium genome segment ATTCGCCGCCCTGATCGTAGCCATTATGCTGATAGTTGTCGCTATCTTGTTTTGGCTGTTGGAGAAATACGCCAAGCGCTTGCGGACAGCCGAATCGCTTAAGTGGTGGGAGTCGTTGGTTATCGGCGCGGGTCAGGCTATCGCTTTGATTCCCGGCACTTCTCGATCCGGCATTACCATCTGCGCCGGTCTGATGCTGAAACTGACTCGGGAACAGGCGGCTAGGTTTTCTTTTTTATTATCTATGCCTGTTGTTCTGGGCGCCGGGGTTAAATCATTATTACAGATTGAATCGCTAACTGTTGCTGAATGGCCTTTGTTGGCTGTCGGTTTTTTGGCCGCCGCCATCAGCGGTTATTTTGCCATTAAGTTTTTGTTGAAATATTTGATTGATCATTCGCTCGGCGTTTTCGCTTGGTATCGAGTGATTTTGGCCGTCTTGATTTTGCTTTGGTTGTTTTTATAATCGTAACCTTTTTTGCTTTGCTTACCTTTACCTTCGGCTGATTTAATTTGGCTGAAGGTTTTTGGATATTTTTTTTGTTGTTCGACGGCGGTTGTAAAAAAGTTAAAAGCAACAGTACGACAATAATGATAATCAGGCAATTGAGCCACCAGCGACAGAAATTTATCGCGACTAAAACTTGTTCAATAGGCCAACCGCGCGATACGGGAAAATAATTGTCCACGCCTGCGGTATCGGGCAGAGCCAGTTCGTTGGCTCCCATTACGCGCGAGCCGAATAATTGGACAACCACGGAAGTGGGTCGGTCTTTGAATTCGCCCTGCAGGCTGGCTACGCCGATTTCCTGGTATTCCCGGCGTTCCAAGTTTTGGCGATGGCCAGCGCTTTTGAGCCAGGCCTCGAACACGTCTTGGCTGTTATTGAAATCAATCGCTAAGTTTTCACCGACGTAGAAGTATTTGTAGTCAACATCCTTAACCCAGTCGGAGAACTTTCTGCCATCCGGCGAGACATGGCCAAAATATTGCTTGGCCAAAATGTCTTTAGCGCGATCAATGGCCGCCTGGGTTAGGCGAGGATTGACGCTCAGGTCATTAAGCCCTAGACTTTGGCGGTAAGTGTTGGTTAATTGGATTATTTCTTCGGTCGCCGCCGGATTCTCCTCGGCTTGGACGGTTTTGCCCAGCTGTATTATTCCGTTCAAAGCCAAACAGCTAACGCCGATGGTAATCGCCGCTCCAAGCAGGATTAATTGTTTTTTGTTCGCCTTCATTTAAGATAATTATACCATAATCGCCGGTTCAAGACGAAGTCCTTGGACTTGGCTGATTATTTCTGCTACAATATCAGATATTATTAATCAGCTATTTACTATGTTAAAGAGAGTAGTTATCGCTTTTTTAATTGTCAGCGCTTTAGCGGTTTTGTGGTTTTTTTATTCTCTTAATCGCCAGAACGGTTTTACCCAAGTTACAACCGTTAATATTGAATCAGGCATTACCGCCGATAAGATTGCTCAAGCGCTTCGGAGCCGGGGATTGATAACTAATGTTTTTATCTTTAAGCTGTATGCCAAACTGACTAAGGCGGATAGTCGCTTGGTGGCCGGTACGCATCAGATTGAAGCGCGCTCCTCAATTAAATCAATTATTCGCCAACTAACCATCAACACCAACATTGACCGCGAGTTAACCATCACTATTATTGAAGGTTGGAAAATTAAAGATATCGCCGTTTATCTTCAAGAGCGGGGGATTGTTGATGAACAGGAATTTGTTTCTGCCGGCACCATAGATAATTGGCGAGATCAATACGCTTTTTTGCAAGATAAGCGTATTAAATCGCTGGAAGGTTTTTTGTTTCCCGATACTTATCGGATTTTCAGCGATGCCCAGGCGGAGGATATCATTAAGAAGCTGTTGGACAATTTTGATCGCAAAGTTACGGCGCAGATGCGTTTTGATGCGCCCAAAGACAATTCCAGTTTTTATGACGCTTTGATTCTGGCATCTATCGTGGAACGCGAA includes the following:
- the uppP gene encoding undecaprenyl-diphosphatase UppP, with product MNYLWAILAGLVQGVAEFLPISSSGHLVILHDILRFNLPDNLTFDIVLHLGTFLSLLVFFWRDILRLIRGFFSSLAKWNFRGDSNQRLAWLIIIGTIPAVLVGYFFDDFIEQVFHEGRFAALIVAIMLIVVAILFWLLEKYAKRLRTAESLKWWESLVIGAGQAIALIPGTSRSGITICAGLMLKLTREQAARFSFLLSMPVVLGAGVKSLLQIESLTVAEWPLLAVGFLAAAISGYFAIKFLLKYLIDHSLGVFAWYRVILAVLILLWLFL
- a CDS encoding CAP domain-containing protein, with the translated sequence MKANKKQLILLGAAITIGVSCLALNGIIQLGKTVQAEENPAATEEIIQLTNTYRQSLGLNDLSVNPRLTQAAIDRAKDILAKQYFGHVSPDGRKFSDWVKDVDYKYFYVGENLAIDFNNSQDVFEAWLKSAGHRQNLERREYQEIGVASLQGEFKDRPTSVVVQLFGSRVMGANELALPDTAGVDNYFPVSRGWPIEQVLVAINFCRWWLNCLIIIIVVLLLLTFLQPPSNNKKNIQKPSAKLNQPKVKVSKAKKVTIIKTTKAKSRRPKSLDTKRKRRANDQSNISTKT
- the mltG gene encoding endolytic transglycosylase MltG, which translates into the protein MLKRVVIAFLIVSALAVLWFFYSLNRQNGFTQVTTVNIESGITADKIAQALRSRGLITNVFIFKLYAKLTKADSRLVAGTHQIEARSSIKSIIRQLTINTNIDRELTITIIEGWKIKDIAVYLQERGIVDEQEFVSAGTIDNWRDQYAFLQDKRIKSLEGFLFPDTYRIFSDAQAEDIIKKLLDNFDRKVTAQMRFDAPKDNSSFYDALILASIVEREALYDDDRRVIAAIFLNRLKQGIGLQSDATINYVTGKKSPRPTYADLQVNSPYNTYKYRGLPPGPICNPGLTSINAVIYSQPNQYYYFLTDSEGRAHFGRTYAEHQQNIIKYLEN